A single genomic interval of Shewanella psychropiezotolerans harbors:
- a CDS encoding molybdopterin-dependent oxidoreductase Mo/Fe-S-binding subunit, with protein MSINLTINDRQQELACRLGDNVQTLLNKAGFRSVRNSDDGFGFAGSDVILVDGRLLNASLLIAAQLEGAEIYTAESLGKWNQLNHVQQAMIDVGVVQSGYNDPAMALILTELLKDNPNPNRDEIDDALTGIFSRDAGYQQYYEVIELAVNRLKDPEHDKQYAPEFRDDLTFIGKNTPKLDSAKMVQAKPCYVEDRIPKDACVIKMLRSPHAHAWLTHLDVTKAEALEGVVTVITYKNCPDIPYTPGGQSAPEPSPLDRRMFCQKLRHVGDRVAAVVAESVEIAERALELIEVKYDVLKPVISIDEARAADAPIIHNGPIEYVVGAPDDLAEQNENADIRDGKVILNFPIGCFPRKNIAASIRGHIGDINKGFSEADHVIERTYESKQVQQLPTETHICYSYMDGDRLVMHDSTQVPWHVRRQVAKIIGVKQNKVHIVKERVGGGFGSKQDILLQDVCGWATWITGRGVYFHYTREEEFIANSTRHVAKVHVKIGAKKDGTLTAIDMDFLANTGPYGNHALTVPCNGPALSLPLYPCDNVDFRVTTYYSNICPTGAYQGYGAPKGNFALTMAMAEMAEVLGIDHLDMVEINRVREGQELKILAAIGEGKMPATAPRALSCALEPILKQGRELINWDGDKQADGDWRIGRGVAIIQQKSGIPDIDQANCSIKMASDGTFIVHSGGADIGTGLDTVVAKLTAEVLRCPIDEITIHSGDTDHAPFDKGAYASSGTCFSGNAAKIAAEAMRTKILTCGAEMLDEAVEDVVLAAPGVVKGKQGEVSYFDIARRAESGTGWGQLLANGCYTTSLFAFPYGANFTEVAVNVRTGEIKLEKFHALLDCGTPINPNLALGQIYGASLRAIGHSLTEELIYDENGIPLTRDLKSYGAPMIGDIPKEFKAVLVPSDDKVGPYGAKSISEIGVNGAAPAIASAIHDACGVWIRDWHFTPEKVLEGLNKL; from the coding sequence ATGAGTATTAACCTAACAATAAATGATCGCCAGCAAGAACTTGCTTGTCGTCTTGGTGATAATGTCCAAACCTTACTGAACAAGGCAGGTTTTCGCTCCGTACGTAACAGTGATGACGGTTTTGGTTTTGCAGGTTCCGACGTGATATTAGTCGATGGCCGTCTACTGAACGCTTCCTTGTTGATCGCGGCTCAGCTTGAGGGCGCCGAGATCTATACGGCCGAATCATTAGGTAAGTGGAACCAGCTGAACCATGTCCAGCAAGCGATGATCGACGTGGGTGTGGTGCAATCGGGATATAACGATCCCGCCATGGCTCTGATCTTAACTGAGCTGTTAAAGGATAACCCGAATCCAAATCGTGACGAGATAGACGATGCTTTGACCGGCATATTTAGCCGTGATGCTGGCTACCAGCAATATTATGAAGTGATCGAGTTAGCAGTAAACCGCCTGAAAGACCCAGAGCATGATAAGCAGTACGCGCCAGAGTTCAGAGACGATCTCACCTTTATCGGTAAGAACACCCCTAAGCTAGACTCGGCCAAAATGGTGCAGGCGAAACCTTGTTATGTAGAAGATAGGATCCCTAAAGATGCTTGCGTGATAAAGATGCTCCGCAGTCCACATGCCCATGCCTGGCTCACTCACTTAGATGTCACTAAAGCCGAAGCTTTGGAGGGGGTGGTGACTGTCATCACCTATAAGAATTGTCCGGATATTCCTTACACCCCAGGTGGGCAGAGTGCCCCAGAGCCTTCGCCATTAGATAGACGCATGTTTTGTCAAAAACTACGTCATGTGGGTGATAGGGTCGCCGCCGTGGTGGCCGAATCCGTTGAGATAGCCGAACGGGCTCTGGAGCTGATTGAGGTTAAATATGACGTCCTCAAGCCTGTTATCAGCATAGATGAGGCCCGTGCCGCCGATGCGCCCATTATCCACAATGGTCCCATAGAGTATGTTGTTGGCGCCCCCGATGACTTGGCTGAACAAAATGAAAATGCCGATATCAGAGACGGTAAGGTGATCCTTAACTTCCCCATTGGCTGTTTTCCGCGGAAAAATATAGCGGCGAGTATTCGTGGCCATATCGGTGATATCAACAAAGGTTTTAGCGAGGCCGATCATGTCATAGAGCGTACCTATGAGTCTAAGCAGGTACAGCAGCTACCGACGGAAACTCACATCTGTTATAGCTATATGGATGGCGATCGTCTGGTGATGCACGACTCGACTCAGGTGCCTTGGCATGTGCGTCGTCAGGTGGCTAAAATTATCGGTGTTAAGCAGAACAAGGTGCATATCGTCAAGGAGCGTGTCGGCGGTGGTTTTGGCTCTAAGCAAGATATCTTGCTGCAAGATGTCTGTGGTTGGGCGACTTGGATCACTGGCAGAGGCGTGTATTTTCACTACACACGTGAAGAGGAGTTTATCGCTAACTCTACCCGTCACGTGGCTAAGGTGCATGTAAAAATTGGTGCCAAGAAAGACGGTACTTTGACCGCGATCGATATGGATTTTCTGGCTAACACAGGTCCTTACGGTAACCACGCCCTGACGGTGCCTTGTAATGGTCCAGCCTTGTCATTGCCACTATACCCGTGTGATAACGTCGATTTTCGTGTGACGACTTACTACTCCAATATCTGCCCGACAGGTGCTTATCAGGGCTATGGTGCGCCTAAGGGTAACTTCGCCTTAACCATGGCGATGGCTGAGATGGCCGAAGTTCTGGGTATTGATCATCTGGATATGGTCGAGATCAACCGAGTTCGTGAGGGTCAGGAACTTAAGATCTTGGCGGCTATCGGTGAAGGTAAGATGCCGGCAACGGCGCCAAGAGCCCTGAGTTGTGCCCTAGAGCCAATTCTTAAGCAGGGACGTGAGCTGATTAACTGGGATGGTGACAAGCAAGCGGATGGTGATTGGCGAATTGGTCGCGGAGTGGCGATTATTCAACAAAAATCGGGCATTCCAGATATCGATCAGGCTAACTGTTCGATTAAGATGGCATCCGATGGCACCTTCATCGTTCACTCCGGTGGTGCCGATATCGGTACCGGACTCGATACTGTGGTAGCCAAACTCACCGCCGAGGTGCTGCGCTGTCCCATCGATGAGATCACCATACACTCGGGTGATACCGATCATGCCCCATTCGATAAGGGCGCTTACGCCTCTTCGGGTACCTGTTTCTCCGGCAATGCCGCCAAAATTGCTGCCGAAGCCATGCGCACTAAGATCTTAACCTGTGGCGCCGAGATGTTGGATGAGGCCGTCGAAGATGTGGTTCTTGCGGCGCCCGGCGTGGTTAAAGGTAAGCAAGGTGAAGTCAGCTACTTCGATATTGCCCGTCGCGCCGAGAGCGGCACAGGTTGGGGACAGTTACTGGCCAACGGTTGTTACACGACCTCACTGTTCGCCTTCCCCTATGGTGCCAACTTTACCGAAGTGGCGGTCAATGTCCGTACCGGTGAAATCAAGCTGGAGAAGTTCCATGCCTTGCTCGATTGCGGTACTCCTATCAATCCAAACCTTGCCCTAGGCCAGATCTATGGTGCCAGTTTACGTGCTATCGGTCACAGCTTAACCGAAGAGCTTATCTACGATGAAAATGGTATCCCGCTAACCCGCGACCTTAAGAGTTATGGTGCGCCTATGATTGGCGATATTCCTAAGGAATTTAAGGCGGTACTGGTTCCGAGTGACGACAAAGTGGGTCCTTACGGGGCTAAGTCTATCTCTGAAATCGGGGTCAACGGAGCAGCGCCCGCTATTGCATCGGCTATTCATGATGCCTGTGGCGTGTGGATCCGCGACTGGCATTTCACTCCCGAAAAAGTCCTCGAAGGACTGAATAAATTATAA
- a CDS encoding nucleobase:cation symporter-2 family protein has protein sequence MKLLYKIEDKPPMGVSIVLALQHMLAAMGAIVAVPLVVGSAIGMATDEMVILVNAALMVSGLVTIIQCKGAGPVGIRLPVVMGTSFTFVAISISIGLESGVSAIFGSALIGSLVMIIGSRFMPQIRKLFPPVVSGTVVLLIGLTILPVAVDWFAGGFVGQEGYGDYNNLLLGLLVLVVVIVLSQLGKGIVSAAAIVIGMFVGYLVAIILGIVDFSPVGSAPVFALPSLLPFGLSFTISGIIGMSIAYLVTIMESTGDFLALSDATNTKLTGSKLSKGILCDGLGSALASTLGTTPFSSFSQNVGIVSITGVASRHVVALTGLIMVFAGLFPKIGALVVTIPSPVLGGAGLVMFAMIISAGIGILARINFTKRNMMIIAVGVAFGMAVTFRPEILHSFPDSIRVIFSSGITAGSLVALLLNLVLRVSRSDEVQCTAEKRESLKEQIEESEADNLSEADNLSELDEKTNYNN, from the coding sequence ATGAAACTGTTATATAAGATTGAAGATAAACCCCCAATGGGTGTCAGTATTGTGTTGGCACTGCAGCATATGTTAGCCGCTATGGGGGCGATTGTTGCTGTCCCTCTAGTGGTTGGTTCCGCCATAGGTATGGCCACAGATGAGATGGTTATCCTGGTTAATGCCGCATTAATGGTCTCGGGCCTGGTGACCATTATTCAGTGTAAAGGTGCAGGCCCGGTTGGAATACGTTTACCCGTGGTGATGGGCACCAGTTTTACCTTTGTTGCCATCTCTATCTCCATCGGTCTGGAATCCGGGGTCTCGGCGATTTTTGGCTCGGCGTTAATAGGCTCGCTAGTGATGATTATTGGCAGTCGTTTTATGCCGCAGATCAGAAAGTTATTTCCTCCCGTAGTCTCTGGCACAGTAGTCTTGCTTATTGGCTTAACGATTTTACCTGTGGCTGTAGATTGGTTCGCCGGTGGTTTTGTCGGCCAGGAGGGCTATGGAGATTATAATAACCTGCTGCTGGGCTTGCTGGTGTTAGTGGTGGTCATCGTCTTATCACAGCTAGGCAAGGGCATAGTCTCTGCCGCCGCCATCGTTATCGGTATGTTTGTTGGCTATCTGGTTGCGATCATCTTAGGAATTGTCGACTTCTCTCCAGTGGGTAGTGCACCGGTATTTGCCTTACCCAGTCTACTTCCCTTCGGTCTCAGTTTTACCATCAGCGGCATAATAGGCATGTCTATCGCCTACCTGGTCACTATCATGGAGTCCACCGGAGATTTCTTAGCCCTGAGTGATGCGACCAATACTAAGTTGACCGGTAGTAAGCTTTCCAAGGGCATCTTATGTGACGGTCTGGGCAGCGCCTTGGCATCGACCTTAGGGACCACACCATTCTCATCTTTTAGCCAAAATGTAGGCATAGTCTCGATAACCGGGGTGGCCAGCCGACATGTGGTGGCACTAACCGGCCTTATCATGGTGTTCGCCGGACTATTCCCCAAGATCGGTGCCCTGGTTGTCACCATACCTTCTCCCGTGCTCGGTGGTGCTGGCCTGGTGATGTTCGCCATGATCATCTCAGCGGGTATCGGTATCTTAGCTCGCATTAACTTCACTAAGCGCAACATGATGATCATAGCTGTAGGTGTCGCCTTTGGTATGGCAGTAACCTTCCGCCCCGAAATCCTCCACAGTTTTCCCGACTCAATTAGGGTGATCTTCAGCTCAGGTATCACAGCAGGCTCATTAGTGGCGTTGCTGCTTAACCTGGTACTTAGGGTCAGTCGCTCCGATGAAGTTCAGTGTACGGCAGAGAAACGCGAGTCGTTGAAAGAGCAGATTGAAGAGAGTGAAGCTGACAACCTGTCTGAAGCCGACAATCTGTCTGAATTAGATGAAAAAACGAATTATAACAATTAA
- a CDS encoding NCS2 family permease, translated as MTDSNTVGNESLEQTQLASKSPLDNYFEITERGSTVRQELIAGVTTFLAMVYSVIVVPSMLGIAGFDPGAVFIATCLIAAFGSLLMGLWAKLPMAIGCAISLTAFLAFSLVLGQGVSIPVALGAVFLMGVVFTGITVTGIRQWILTNLPFGIAHGTGIGIGLFLLLIAANGVGLVIKNPHEGLPIALGEFTSLSVLMSVIGLAAILGLEKLRVPGGILLVIVAISVFGLIFDPNVVYQGLFAMPDFGGENSLIGTMDVMGALNPMILPTVFALVMTAIFDATGTIRAVAGQANLLDKDGQIINGGKALTSDSVTSIFAGMVGGAPAAVYIESAAGTAAGGKTGLTATVVGGLFICMLFLAPLSYLVPAYATAPALMYVGLLMMSNVSKLDFKDSVDALSGLMCAVFIVLTSNIVTGIMLGFLVLVIGRVTSGEWKKLNLGTVIITITLVAFYIGGWAI; from the coding sequence ATGACCGATAGTAATACAGTTGGAAATGAATCATTAGAACAAACTCAGTTAGCTTCAAAGAGTCCGCTAGACAATTACTTCGAGATAACCGAACGAGGGAGCACGGTCCGGCAAGAGTTAATTGCCGGTGTGACCACTTTCTTGGCTATGGTTTATTCGGTTATCGTGGTGCCCAGTATGTTGGGTATCGCAGGGTTTGATCCTGGCGCCGTTTTTATCGCTACCTGTCTGATCGCCGCGTTTGGTTCCCTGCTGATGGGCTTATGGGCAAAACTGCCGATGGCCATTGGTTGTGCCATCTCACTCACGGCATTTCTTGCATTCAGTCTGGTGCTGGGGCAAGGGGTCAGTATTCCTGTTGCCTTAGGTGCAGTCTTCCTTATGGGGGTCGTGTTTACCGGCATTACCGTGACCGGTATTCGTCAATGGATCTTAACTAATCTTCCATTTGGTATCGCTCACGGTACTGGCATCGGCATCGGCTTGTTTTTACTGCTCATCGCCGCCAATGGTGTAGGACTGGTGATAAAAAATCCCCATGAAGGTTTGCCCATTGCATTAGGTGAATTCACTTCATTGTCGGTGTTGATGTCCGTGATAGGTCTTGCGGCCATCTTGGGGCTGGAGAAACTCCGCGTACCTGGCGGTATCTTACTTGTGATCGTGGCTATCTCGGTATTTGGTCTTATCTTCGATCCTAATGTGGTTTATCAAGGCTTATTTGCCATGCCTGACTTTGGTGGTGAGAACTCCCTGATTGGCACTATGGATGTCATGGGGGCGTTGAACCCTATGATCTTGCCCACGGTATTTGCTCTGGTGATGACCGCTATCTTTGATGCTACGGGTACCATTCGTGCGGTAGCCGGTCAGGCCAATCTGCTGGATAAGGATGGGCAGATCATCAATGGTGGCAAGGCGCTGACTTCTGACTCTGTGACTAGTATTTTTGCTGGCATGGTCGGTGGTGCACCGGCTGCGGTCTATATAGAGTCAGCAGCGGGTACTGCCGCAGGCGGCAAGACAGGTTTAACTGCCACTGTGGTAGGTGGCTTGTTTATCTGTATGTTATTTTTGGCACCGCTTAGTTATCTGGTTCCGGCTTATGCCACAGCACCAGCCTTGATGTATGTCGGACTCTTGATGATGTCTAATGTCAGCAAGTTAGATTTCAAGGATTCGGTGGATGCATTATCTGGTTTGATGTGCGCCGTGTTTATCGTGCTGACCAGTAATATTGTTACCGGCATCATGCTGGGATTTTTAGTGCTGGTGATAGGGCGGGTGACTTCAGGTGAATGGAAGAAACTCAACCTAGGTACGGTTATTATTACCATTACATTAGTTGCATTTTATATTGGCGGTTGGGCGATTTAG
- the guaD gene encoding guanine deaminase, which yields MGCNHTIKVIRASFLDILSVVDDPADIEKNLRFIEDGLMFVANGRIEWIGTWEEGKDKIPADVRVRSYPGKIVMPGFIDTHIHYPQSEMVGAYGEQLLEWLDNYVFPTEARYKDKDYAKEMSEFFVKQLLRNGTTTAMVFGTVHPESVNSLFEVAENINMRMIAGKVMMDRNAPDYLLDTPEISYNQSKELIEKWHKRGRLLYAITPRFAPTSSPEQLDVAGRLKQEFPDTYVHTHLCENKDEIKWVKELFPERASYLDVYHHHGLTGPKSIFAHSIHLEDCEWDCLHETDSAVSFCPTSNLYLGSGLFKLQEAWKRKVKVGVGTDIGAGTTFSMMQTLNEAYKVMQLQDYRLSAFEAFYLATLGGAKSLSLDHLIGNFEIGKEADFVVIDPCATPLQQLRYDNSKSLADELFVLITLSDDRSIYRTYVDGQLVYARN from the coding sequence ATGGGATGTAATCATACGATAAAAGTCATTAGAGCTTCGTTTCTGGATATCTTGAGTGTGGTCGATGATCCAGCTGATATCGAGAAAAATCTAAGGTTTATTGAAGATGGCCTGATGTTTGTTGCCAATGGACGCATAGAGTGGATCGGCACCTGGGAAGAGGGCAAAGACAAGATCCCTGCAGATGTCAGGGTGCGCAGTTATCCGGGGAAAATAGTCATGCCCGGGTTTATCGACACCCATATTCACTATCCGCAATCTGAGATGGTGGGTGCCTATGGTGAGCAGTTACTCGAATGGCTAGATAACTATGTTTTCCCCACTGAGGCGCGTTACAAAGACAAAGATTATGCCAAAGAGATGTCTGAGTTCTTTGTAAAACAACTGCTGCGCAACGGCACAACCACGGCCATGGTATTTGGTACCGTGCATCCTGAGTCAGTTAACTCACTGTTTGAAGTGGCTGAAAACATCAATATGCGCATGATAGCGGGTAAGGTGATGATGGACAGGAATGCACCTGACTATCTGCTGGATACGCCTGAGATTAGCTACAACCAGAGCAAGGAACTGATTGAGAAGTGGCATAAGCGTGGACGTCTGCTCTATGCCATCACGCCACGTTTCGCACCGACTTCATCCCCTGAGCAACTCGATGTCGCCGGTAGACTCAAGCAAGAGTTTCCCGATACTTATGTACACACTCATCTGTGTGAAAATAAGGATGAAATTAAGTGGGTTAAAGAGCTGTTTCCTGAGCGTGCCAGCTATTTAGATGTCTATCATCACCATGGGCTCACGGGACCTAAGAGTATATTTGCCCACAGCATTCACCTCGAAGATTGTGAGTGGGATTGTCTGCATGAGACAGATTCAGCGGTTTCTTTCTGTCCTACATCAAACCTGTATCTCGGCAGCGGCCTGTTTAAGTTACAGGAAGCCTGGAAGCGTAAGGTCAAGGTAGGCGTCGGCACCGATATTGGTGCGGGAACCACCTTTAGCATGATGCAGACCCTGAATGAAGCCTACAAGGTGATGCAACTGCAGGACTATCGTTTGTCTGCATTCGAGGCCTTCTATCTGGCGACATTAGGCGGGGCTAAGTCTCTGTCTTTAGATCACCTGATCGGTAACTTTGAGATAGGTAAGGAAGCCGACTTTGTGGTTATCGATCCCTGCGCGACCCCTTTACAGCAATTGAGATATGACAACTCTAAGTCGCTCGCCGATGAGCTGTTTGTGCTCATTACCTTAAGTGATGATCGCAGCATCTATCGTACCTATGTCGATGGACAATTAGTCTACGCACGCAATTAA